Genomic segment of Bacteroidota bacterium:
ACCAATGCTGTAAAACCGGCCGGCAGCTGATCTTTGGGCACATCATCGTAGTACATTTTCATTAACCCCGCCTACAATTTTTGATCTAACGCTGCATTGTAGTCTTTAAAATAGTCTTTTGCTCCTTCTTTAAGACCATCTACTACTTTCTTAATATCTTCCGGCTTCGATTCTTTATTGTCAAGCACTTTTTCGAGCGAGCTAAACGAATAGGAATACGTAGTAATTTCTGAACCTTGCAATACAGCTTCGCGCAGGTAGGTGCTATTTAGGTTTATAGCACGTTGGTCGTTATAAGCCGCATTGATTGATGGTATAGCATTGCCATATTTTTGTTTCAGGTTGCATCGGCACTATACCAGGATGCAAACTGTTTTCCTGTTCCAGTTTCTGATCAAATACTCGCATGCGCTTTAATTGTTTGGTTTGCCCAATAAAATATTTCCAATAATTGCTTGATTGCTTGTACTTACTTGCATATTGAATTGCCACCTTTTTATCTTTATTCATTCCATCTTTTATGATATCTAATTTTTCGGTTCTGATTTTTACAATGGCAGGGTTTACCTGATCAACAGCAACCGCAACGCCTTCCGAAGTAAGGTAACGATCGGTACGACCGGGATATCCAAGTATCATACTAAAATCGCCCTCTTTAATTCCTGAAATATTTACCGGTAAAAAATGTTTGGGTTTGTAAGGCACATTGTCTTTGCTGTATTTGGCAGGCTTGCCATCTTTGTCGCAATAAATGCGGAAAATACTGGAAGTCGCCTGTATGACGAGACCACATCCAGTTGTCGGTATCGCCACCAAACTCGCCAATACTGCGAGGTGGGGCTCCTACTAAGCGCACGTCTTCAAACTTTTCATAGATAAACAAATAATACTCGTTATCTTTATAAAGCTGCGTACATCCGCTTCATACCAGGTATCCTTGGTAGCTTCTTTCTTTATGGCTTCATAAATTTTTGGCAATGCGGCTGTCCGTTGAGCTTCGGTCATGGTGTCGCTTAGTTGTTCTTTACTTTGGAAGTAACACTTCCGGAACGTACCAGAAAACGAACCCACAGGCCTTCATTAGGCAGTTCATCTTCCTTTTTCATAGCCTAAAAACCATTGGTGATGTAGTCGTTTTCCACTGTGCTATGATCCTGTATGGCACCAAAGCCACAATGATGATTGGTTGCAATAAACCTGATCCGAAATTAATTCACTGGTACAAAATCACCCAGGTGACAAATAGCATCCTTAAGCGAAGAATTGTTGATGCTGTATATTTGATCAGCCGTCAACTTGCATCCTTTGGCCTGCATGTCGGCCTCATTCAGATTTTAAAAACGATAATACCCACATCCTTCGTCTGCGCGTACCATGGTGGCGGTGCTAAAAATTGCAACTAGTAGCAATGCCCTTACTTTTTTTGAAACACATCATTTGAATAAAATTTATTTATTGTTTTAAGGATTGCAAACGTACTTTATTTTCTGAAAGTGTAAAATCTGTCCTTGTTAACATACGGCTAATTATGGATTGCGCAAAGCCTGTTTGCATTGTTTAATACATTAATTGCCAAGGGTTTCGAAATCTCATTATTGCAAAAAAAAAGCAGCGCAACATTTTGTTGCCCCTTAAAATATTTTTACTCAAATTAATAAACCTGAAGCCAAACCTCATAGGTGTAGGTAATGGCTTTCTTTTCATTAACTCCAATGTTTATATCCCACTTAATTTCAGAATTTGGATTTAATGCTCCCTGATATCCGCTGCGTACTTTTGTTATTTTCCCTCCATCGCTTGCGGTAACTTCGCCTTGCACACTCTTGCTCAAGTTTAAGGTAATCTTTTTATCCTGAAAATTGGCAACATTAATGGTGCCCTTTAAAATCACTTTCGTATATACCGTTTTGTTTATTCGCTTGGCATTTTCTTCGCGCGATACTTCTTCTTCCGTATTCTTTAATTCAACATCAATTGCTTTAGAAAGTTTTACTCTGGCTTCGCTGCCAACTGGTGTGTACGAAATTTCGTCCTGCGCCAATGGGTCTTCTAACTGACTAACTACAAATATCGGTGCGGTAGTAATAGGGGCGGGAGTGCTGTTTTTAAACTTTACCGAATGATAAACTTCAAACTTTTGGTTAGGATCATTGTAAATGTTACACGTGTTGCAATAATTTACATGGTCATATAACCTAAGCATCATAAATATACAGTAATCCACATTTTGCGAAGCAAGATAAATAATGCTTTTTGAGTTTTTGGTAAGTCAATATTTCCGGTGCGGTAAAAATAGAGATCGCTGTTTTTCTCGCCTTCGGTACTATATGCTTCCCCACCACCAACAACACTGGCATCGGCTTCTGCAACCATGCCTTTAGCAGCCATAGCAGGCGCGGCATTTTGAAACATATAATTGTTTGCGTTACCATATTGAGGTTGGTATACATTGGTGAGATAATTATTGGTAAAGCGGATCGAGTGCAAGGCCATAGCGCATTTGCGGGCTGCCAACTACTAAGTTTACATCGGCATCTTTAATTTCTTCCGAAAAATTTTCAATCAGAGCCTTCATTTCAAGACGCGCCTCTTTATCGTTTATCAGTTTCAATACATACTGAGGTTGCCGTTCATTCCCGTTTGCATGGCCAAGTAATTTACTTTCGTGTCGTTATTTTTTGTTAGTGATACCCTCGCATCATTCGATATACGCTATCAGCGCTGAATTTCTCACTTATAATATCGCTGGTTACTTCAATCAGGTTAGTGGCGGTTTGCAAAAGGTTTATTTTGTTATCGCCTCCCTTCAATTTGACAGCCCCTGTAGTTTGGTTAAACGACATCAATTGTCCGCTTATTTCGCGTATTGGCATCTCCTTACTATGCATATAGCGTAAGGTTACATTTTTACCTATACTGGCTTTAAGCATGTCGCTGGTACTTTCAATGATAGCGCTTTTCTTTACGGTATCATCACGCAGCGAAATCATTTTTACACGATTGTCATTACCTGGTTTATCCAAAAGGTGCCCATGGTGCGCGCTCTGGAATATCCATCAGGAATTGGTTGTTTTTACTTTAACTTCTCCTTCCTTGAGCATAAAGTAGCTGCCATTTTTAAAAATGGAAATTTTAGTGGTTTTAATTGTGCCATAGTTAACTGGTTTAAAAGAGCAAAGACCCCAACAAACAGAATTTTTTTCATTTCGATATATTTTTTAAATCTGAGAGTACGATGCAAGTATAATGCACATTTCACAACCAACGGTAAATAGTTTGAAATAAAGATAGCCAATATCATAGTAACTTCAGCATAAAGCCATTTTATAGGACAATAAACTGTAAAGACAGGCATGTGCTAACTTTTTGAAAAAAAAATTTTGTAGGAATAAAATAATTATTTTTGCAGCCCGATTTAGAAAATAGTTCTTGTCGTTTCAAGCGGAAGTAGCTCATTTGGTAGAGCGCGACCTTGCCAAGGTCGAGGTGGCCGGTTCGAGCCCGGTCTTCCGCTCCACTTCAAAAGTTATTAGCTTGCCTAATAACTTTTTTTGTTTCCATAAAGGCATTTGCCTGGGTGGTGGAACTGGTAGACACGCAGGACTTAAAATCCTGTGCCCTCAACAGGCGTGCGGGTTCAAGTCCCCTGAGTACTAGCGAAAGCGAGCAGCAATGCTCGCTTTTTTAATTTCAGCAAACAAGTGAATGTGGCTGGAAAATTTAGCAGTTTGTAAATATAGTTTTTGAGATTGAAAATTGCAAACATGAACTGAAACGGAATCAGGCTCTGCTGAGGTGCAACCTGCGGGGATAAGTTCATGCCGATGGAATATGCTTTGCTAATAAAACACTAGAGCTGAATTTATATTAATGCGTTCTATTGTTATTGAATAATGCACCTAACAACCAATCATGCCAGTATTTTTTAAGCGTATATAGTTTACAGTAAAAAATAAAGCACAAACAAGAAATCATCTTTTGCAAATAGCAAAAGCATATTTAGCTTCAACTTAGCACTAGCTGTAATTTGCTGTTATGTTGCAAGGTGACTTTTTTTATCTGGTGATGTACGTTAATAAGTGGAGTCTTTAATATGATTGAAACAACATAAACCTATAAAACAATACACGTAGTCACGTACCCGATTTAAAAATCGATATGACCTCAACAGCCGTGACGTCCAATTGATTTGCTTTTAGCATGTTTACAATTGCTGTTATTTTTGATACTAAGCCTAGTTTTTAGCCGTTTTATTAAACAAAGTTTTATTACCGAGTCAATTGTACGCAAGGTATTTAGTTCTAAAAAACTTTGGCAATAGTGAATTGTTATGTAACATTGCAAGGCAAAATTTATTAAAATTTTTCGGTTATGAAAATTACGTTGAAAGTATGGAGACAGCGAACTGCAGGTAGTCAGGGAAATTTTGAAACATATCAGGTAGAGAATGTTAGTG
This window contains:
- a CDS encoding S46 family peptidase, coding for MVAIPTTGCGLVIQATSSIFRIYCDKDGKPAKYSKDNVPYKPKHFLPVNISGIKEGDFSMILGYPGRTDRYLTSEGVAVAVDQVNPAIVKIRTEKLDIIKDGMNKDKKVAIQYASKYKQSSNYWKYFIGQTKQLKRMRVFDQKLEQENSLHPGIVPMQPETKIWQCYTINQCGL
- a CDS encoding S46 family peptidase; its protein translation is MKQKYGNAIPSINAAYNDQRAINLNSTYLREAVLQGSEITTYSYSFSSLEKVLDNKESKPEDIKKVVDGLKEGAKDYFKDYNAALDQKL